A stretch of Clostridium formicaceticum DNA encodes these proteins:
- a CDS encoding ArsR/SmtB family transcription factor → MDQILQIFKALSDETRLKILIILSKKRICGKGIAKHLGVSEAAVSQHIRVLKEAGIIVGEKVGYYVHYDLQKSKLSEIIKFIEEMNNDYIVSSCQLGMHIPNECSISCKSNQNKCCQRNNK, encoded by the coding sequence ATGGATCAAATCCTGCAAATATTTAAAGCACTTAGCGATGAAACGAGACTAAAAATATTAATTATACTTTCAAAAAAAAGAATATGCGGTAAAGGAATAGCAAAACACTTAGGTGTGTCTGAAGCAGCAGTGTCACAACATATAAGAGTTCTTAAAGAGGCAGGCATTATTGTTGGTGAGAAGGTAGGGTATTATGTTCATTACGATTTGCAAAAGTCAAAGCTTTCAGAAATAATAAAGTTTATTGAGGAAATGAATAATGATTATATAGTGAGTAGCTGCCAGTTAGGTATGCATATACCAAATGAATGCAGTATATCCTGCAAATCAAATCAAAATAAATGCTGTCAAAGGAATAATAAATAA
- a CDS encoding sensor histidine kinase: MEITTYDIFRSLLNNLGIIVLIAFLLTKVRHFKSLVADNERIGLRGQLILIIIFGLFGILATYNGFPVKGAIANARVVGVVTGGIIGGPVVGLGAGLIAGIHRYAIDIGGFTAVACGIATIIEGYMGGYIGDYIKKRHKGKNIKPTTAFYIGVVAELTQMVMILLLAKPFHEALELVRMIAIPMTVLNSLGIAVFIMVIQNIYGEKEQIAAQQAQKALIIANKTLPYFRHGLDYESAQWAVKVIHQYNASDAVAITDTEKILGFVGLGEDHHKAGMEIKMFLTKQVIATGNYSIGHTKCEIGCNHESCKLSSAVMVPLKNKDTSIGSLVFFSKSPHGISSIDMELASGLAQLFSTQIELSNIEKQKSDLSKAELRALQAQINPHFLFNAINTIVSFIRTKPDSARELLLHLGDFFRKNLQRTTDLVSLNTEIEHVKSYLAIEKARFGEKLNVEFDIVEGESCFVPPLILQPLVENAIKHGLLPKKSGGNIKISAGKQGKDMLIAIVDNGVGIKYALDKGTKKGCGIGLSNVNERLKNLYGDKYAIDIKTEAGQGTTVLLRIPLAQGGLKNG, from the coding sequence ATGGAAATAACGACTTATGATATATTTAGAAGTCTTTTAAACAACCTTGGAATCATTGTTCTCATAGCTTTTTTATTAACTAAGGTTCGACACTTCAAAAGCCTAGTTGCAGACAATGAAAGAATTGGGCTTAGGGGACAGCTTATCCTAATTATTATATTCGGACTTTTTGGTATACTTGCCACATACAACGGATTTCCTGTTAAAGGAGCAATTGCCAATGCTAGAGTTGTTGGTGTGGTAACTGGAGGTATCATCGGTGGTCCTGTAGTTGGGCTAGGAGCAGGTCTAATAGCAGGTATACATCGTTACGCAATTGATATAGGCGGATTTACTGCTGTTGCCTGTGGAATAGCCACCATAATAGAAGGATATATGGGGGGATATATAGGAGATTATATTAAAAAGAGACACAAAGGAAAAAATATAAAACCTACAACAGCTTTTTATATAGGAGTTGTTGCTGAACTTACTCAAATGGTCATGATTCTACTTTTGGCAAAACCCTTCCATGAAGCCTTGGAATTAGTAAGGATGATAGCTATACCCATGACTGTACTAAATAGTTTAGGCATAGCTGTATTTATCATGGTAATTCAAAACATATATGGTGAAAAAGAACAAATTGCTGCCCAACAGGCTCAAAAAGCCCTGATCATTGCCAATAAAACACTTCCTTACTTTCGCCATGGCTTAGACTACGAATCAGCCCAATGGGCAGTGAAAGTAATTCACCAGTACAACGCGTCTGATGCTGTTGCAATAACTGACACAGAAAAGATACTAGGTTTTGTAGGCCTTGGAGAAGATCACCATAAAGCTGGTATGGAAATAAAGATGTTTCTTACAAAACAAGTTATTGCAACTGGAAACTATAGTATAGGACATACAAAATGTGAAATAGGTTGCAACCACGAGAGCTGCAAGCTAAGCTCTGCTGTCATGGTACCGTTGAAAAATAAAGATACCTCCATCGGATCTCTTGTATTTTTTAGCAAATCACCCCATGGTATTTCGTCAATAGATATGGAATTGGCCAGCGGTTTAGCCCAACTTTTTTCCACCCAGATAGAATTAAGTAATATAGAAAAACAAAAAAGCGACTTAAGTAAAGCTGAACTTAGAGCTCTTCAAGCTCAAATTAATCCTCATTTCTTATTTAACGCAATAAACACTATCGTTTCTTTTATTAGAACAAAACCGGATAGTGCTAGAGAACTGTTACTGCACTTAGGTGATTTCTTTAGGAAAAACCTTCAAAGAACAACTGACCTTGTATCACTTAACACAGAGATAGAACATGTAAAATCTTATCTTGCTATAGAAAAAGCAAGGTTTGGTGAAAAACTAAATGTAGAATTTGATATCGTTGAAGGAGAAAGTTGCTTTGTGCCACCGTTAATCCTTCAGCCCCTTGTAGAAAACGCTATCAAACACGGATTATTACCAAAAAAAAGTGGCGGAAACATAAAAATAAGTGCTGGAAAACAAGGAAAAGATATGCTCATAGCTATTGTAGATAACGGTGTTGGGATAAAATACGCTTTAGATAAAGGCACAAAAAAAGGCTGTGGGATAGGTCTATCAAATGTTAATGAAAGGCTGAAGAATCTGTATGGTGACAAGTACGCCATAGATATTAAAACAGAAGCTGGACAAGGAACAACAGTACTGCTTCGAATACCTTTAGCACAAGGAGGATTGAAAAATGGATAA
- a CDS encoding carbon starvation protein A: MYSFLLSIVALVLGYFIYGKFVEKVFGVNEEKTTPANEQEDGVDYVPMDWKKIFLIQFLNIAGLGPIFGAISGALWGPAAFLWIVFGSIFAGGVHDFFSGMLSIRHKGASISEIVGIYLGNAVKQVMRAFSVILLILVGTVFMTGPAGLLANLTGIHLSIWVAIIIAYYFLATILPVDKIIGKIYPLFGAALIIMAAGIVGGLVFKGYQIPEITLQNMHPNNLPIWPLLFVTIACGAISGFHATQSPMMARCVTNEKYGRRIFYGTMLAEGIVALIWAAAAMTFFGGTEGLLAAGTPAVVVNAISRELMGPIGGFLAMLGVIAAPITSGDTAFRSARLTIADSINVTQKPIAKRLLLATPLFVIAYGLTLIDFTIIWRYFAWSNQTLAMMVLWTSAAYLAVNNKLHWIATIPATFMTAVSVTYILQAPEGLSLATSISYPMGISVALALLVGFLLLGKKLPDKTKISA, encoded by the coding sequence ATGTACTCATTTTTATTATCAATTGTTGCACTTGTCTTAGGTTACTTTATTTATGGTAAGTTTGTTGAAAAAGTATTTGGTGTAAATGAAGAAAAAACTACGCCAGCAAATGAGCAAGAAGATGGTGTAGACTATGTGCCAATGGATTGGAAAAAAATATTCCTAATCCAGTTTTTAAATATTGCAGGTCTTGGTCCTATATTTGGTGCTATTTCTGGAGCTCTTTGGGGACCTGCTGCATTTTTATGGATTGTATTTGGTTCAATATTTGCCGGTGGCGTGCACGATTTCTTTTCAGGTATGCTTTCAATTCGTCATAAGGGTGCTAGTATATCAGAAATTGTTGGTATTTATCTTGGTAACGCTGTCAAACAAGTTATGCGTGCTTTTTCTGTAATACTATTAATCCTAGTGGGAACAGTATTTATGACCGGCCCGGCAGGACTACTAGCTAACCTTACAGGTATTCATCTTTCTATTTGGGTAGCCATAATCATTGCTTACTATTTCCTAGCAACCATTTTACCTGTTGATAAAATCATCGGTAAAATTTATCCACTATTTGGAGCCGCTCTAATCATTATGGCTGCTGGTATCGTAGGGGGACTAGTCTTTAAAGGGTACCAAATTCCAGAGATAACCCTTCAAAACATGCATCCTAACAATCTTCCAATCTGGCCGCTATTATTCGTAACGATTGCCTGTGGTGCAATCAGTGGTTTCCATGCTACGCAATCACCGATGATGGCCCGTTGTGTAACAAATGAAAAATACGGTAGAAGAATATTCTACGGTACAATGCTGGCAGAAGGTATTGTCGCTTTAATCTGGGCAGCAGCAGCCATGACTTTCTTTGGTGGTACTGAAGGGTTGCTGGCAGCAGGAACACCTGCAGTTGTTGTAAACGCTATCTCTAGAGAATTAATGGGGCCCATTGGTGGTTTCCTTGCCATGCTAGGTGTTATTGCAGCACCTATCACATCTGGTGACACTGCCTTTAGAAGTGCTAGACTTACAATTGCCGATTCCATTAATGTTACGCAAAAACCAATTGCAAAAAGGCTTTTATTAGCTACACCACTTTTTGTAATAGCTTATGGCTTAACATTAATTGACTTTACTATCATTTGGAGATACTTTGCTTGGTCCAACCAAACGTTAGCTATGATGGTTCTTTGGACATCTGCAGCTTATCTAGCAGTTAATAACAAGCTTCACTGGATTGCCACTATACCTGCTACATTTATGACGGCAGTTTCAGTGACCTATATACTACAAGCTCCAGAAGGTCTTAGTTTAGCTACCAGCATCTCATATCCAATGGGTATATCAGTAGCCCTAGCACTATTAGTAGGTTTCTTGCTGCTTGGTAAAAAACTGCCAGACAAAACAAAAATATCAGCATAA
- a CDS encoding PadR family transcriptional regulator, whose protein sequence is MQDQILRKFFLGFIQIHILHHAKQEPFYGAWMMDELKEHGYDMSPGTLYPLLHKMEAKGVLEKEEKNIDGKIRKYYKITTLGSEVLEEARRKAYELFKEIKDK, encoded by the coding sequence GTGCAGGATCAGATTTTAAGAAAGTTTTTTTTAGGTTTTATACAAATTCACATACTTCATCATGCAAAACAAGAACCTTTCTACGGTGCCTGGATGATGGACGAACTTAAAGAACATGGGTATGATATGAGTCCAGGAACGCTTTATCCCTTACTTCATAAAATGGAAGCTAAGGGGGTTTTAGAAAAAGAAGAAAAAAACATAGATGGTAAAATTCGAAAATACTATAAGATCACTACACTGGGTAGTGAAGTGCTAGAGGAAGCTCGAAGAAAAGCCTATGAATTATTTAAAGAGATTAAAGATAAATAA
- a CDS encoding TRAP transporter substrate-binding protein: MKKGFALVIALMMLISLIGCGKQQSTGGDANQANGDSKARVLRIGTTAAPDGHYVRGLEVFKEKVEEYSNNQVEVQIFHSSQLGNERDLVEGVALGTIEMAISSSGPLPNFSSDFMLFDLPFIITDRDKAYDVMDGAIGQEILATLEPSGIKALGFWENGFRHITNSAEPIVHPEDVRGMKVRTMENPIHIETFRHLGATATPMAWSEVFTALQQGVIDGQENPLVILETANVYEVQKNVSLTGHFYSPAVVMINQDLFNSFSPEIQEAILKAENEARDWQRDYSRSLDESLIETLRGRGMVVTEVDSAEWQQAVMPVYDKFTDQINADYIKALTE; the protein is encoded by the coding sequence ATGAAAAAAGGTTTTGCATTGGTAATTGCTTTAATGATGTTGATTTCTTTGATAGGATGTGGTAAACAGCAATCTACTGGTGGAGATGCTAATCAAGCAAATGGTGATTCAAAGGCAAGGGTATTAAGGATAGGTACAACAGCAGCTCCAGATGGACACTATGTAAGAGGTTTAGAAGTATTTAAAGAAAAGGTAGAAGAGTACTCTAATAACCAAGTAGAGGTTCAAATTTTCCACAGTTCTCAATTAGGAAATGAGAGAGACTTAGTTGAAGGCGTTGCTTTAGGAACCATTGAAATGGCTATTAGTTCATCAGGTCCGCTACCTAACTTTTCTTCAGACTTTATGCTATTTGATTTACCTTTCATCATAACAGATAGAGATAAAGCTTATGATGTTATGGATGGCGCCATTGGACAAGAGATATTAGCAACATTAGAGCCTTCCGGAATAAAAGCACTTGGTTTTTGGGAAAACGGATTCAGACATATTACAAATAGTGCTGAGCCAATCGTACATCCTGAAGACGTGCGAGGAATGAAGGTTCGAACCATGGAAAATCCAATTCATATCGAAACCTTTAGACATTTAGGAGCAACAGCTACACCTATGGCATGGAGTGAAGTTTTTACGGCATTACAACAGGGAGTAATTGACGGACAAGAAAATCCATTAGTTATTTTGGAAACAGCAAATGTATATGAAGTACAAAAAAATGTATCTTTAACAGGGCACTTTTATTCTCCAGCTGTAGTGATGATTAATCAAGACCTGTTCAACAGCTTTTCACCAGAAATACAGGAAGCCATACTAAAGGCAGAAAATGAGGCTAGAGATTGGCAAAGAGATTACAGCAGAAGCTTAGATGAATCATTAATAGAAACATTACGTGGAAGAGGCATGGTTGTTACAGAAGTTGATAGTGCAGAATGGCAACAAGCTGTTATGCCTGTATATGATAAATTTACA
- a CDS encoding LytR/AlgR family response regulator transcription factor: MDKLKALLVDDEMPAREELKYLLSRNEDVEIIKDVDNLDDAVIVLNTHQIDIIFLDIEINDDNGIAFAQIIKSREIAIIFATAYDQYAVEAFSLNAVDYLLKPFSQERVDQSVDKAVKKLRKDKTTKRLLKKLTFWKGDKMVVVGPEDILYLTVDDRKVIIETTKGTLTDAGPLQTTYEKLDPSLFIRTHRSYIVNLEKIEEIIPWFNNTYILKMVGLEDTEIPVSRSYLQEFKKIIGVV; encoded by the coding sequence ATGGATAAACTAAAAGCACTCCTAGTGGATGATGAAATGCCTGCTCGCGAAGAACTAAAGTATCTATTATCAAGGAATGAAGATGTGGAAATTATCAAAGATGTAGATAACCTAGACGATGCCGTCATAGTGCTAAATACTCATCAGATAGATATTATTTTTTTAGATATTGAAATAAACGATGACAATGGGATCGCGTTTGCTCAAATTATAAAATCAAGAGAAATTGCTATTATCTTTGCCACTGCCTACGATCAATATGCTGTTGAAGCCTTTTCTCTGAATGCAGTTGACTACTTGCTTAAACCATTTTCACAAGAGCGCGTAGATCAAAGCGTAGACAAGGCGGTAAAAAAACTGAGAAAAGATAAAACAACAAAAAGACTTCTAAAAAAACTAACTTTTTGGAAAGGTGATAAGATGGTGGTGGTAGGGCCAGAGGATATCTTATACCTAACGGTTGATGATAGAAAGGTCATCATCGAAACTACAAAAGGTACACTAACAGATGCAGGACCACTACAGACAACCTATGAAAAACTAGACCCCTCTCTTTTTATTCGCACCCACAGGAGTTATATTGTAAACTTAGAAAAAATAGAAGAAATTATACCGTGGTTTAACAATACCTACATTTTAAAGATGGTAGGGCTTGAGGATACAGAAATTCCTGTTAGTAGAAGCTATCTGCAAGAATTCAAAAAAATAATAGGCGTTGTGTAA
- a CDS encoding permease, which produces MNSYVMYIVVIVLLIISSFKDKKKTKLALKKAWKSFENILPQFLGVIMLVGILLAAFNAEVISKIIGSESGWLGVIFSAVVGAITLIPGFVAFPTAAMLLNSGAGYMQIGAFVSALMMVGVVTAPVEMKYFGRRLTIMRNVLAFLFSFVVAYIIGKVAGGIWFY; this is translated from the coding sequence ATGAATAGTTATGTGATGTATATAGTAGTAATAGTGCTTTTAATCATTTCTAGTTTTAAAGATAAGAAAAAGACAAAATTAGCTCTAAAAAAGGCATGGAAATCCTTTGAAAATATTCTTCCTCAGTTTTTAGGGGTGATCATGTTGGTAGGTATACTGCTTGCTGCTTTTAATGCTGAAGTGATATCGAAAATAATAGGCAGTGAATCAGGATGGTTAGGTGTGATTTTTTCCGCTGTTGTTGGTGCTATTACATTAATTCCTGGATTTGTAGCATTTCCTACAGCAGCTATGCTATTAAATAGTGGGGCAGGTTATATGCAAATAGGCGCCTTTGTATCCGCACTGATGATGGTAGGTGTTGTAACCGCACCTGTTGAAATGAAGTATTTTGGCAGACGGCTCACTATTATGAGAAACGTATTGGCATTTTTGTTTTCCTTTGTTGTAGCATATATTATCGGAAAGGTGGCTGGTGGAATATGGTTTTATTAA
- a CDS encoding diguanylate cyclase, with product MLHKKSSFSKHWLYISSIFVIMSLLTMLLVLVELLPQPNEWHLLWRSIYLMLSLGSIATIIYSFKIFDKVYRSLENIYRDNLYKLDNNTFPEESISAMYIVSKLHKYIDIVTLESQILYDTALTIHTSSSLQELLDTVMARINTHLKGDFALVFLLEDNHLQLVASANVDEKFIYKTSFRMGEGLVGYAIQEGEAFLTEDVQKDKRYIKCVAGCKSQLTIPLKVYGEKLGVLVLGSYQSVHFEEKDLLLLKTMSSEIALAINNTKLTEELRKEKKRVDTLYETSQQIAASIQIDQVMEIGLKNLSHITDATSCSLMLFDEEDELLKIKASRGLSQETVANISFKVGEGIAGRAFQERTPLLVADVNEDRQFKIIPCQKEGFKSLYAIPLGSKKKCIGVINIATNQPLTQEKCNLVETLISQLSMSIKNALLHQSMQNLAIRDELTGLYNHRYFQQSLEKEIIRAKRYQRDLSLILIDIDNFKKHNDSYGHMVGDHILQTVSTMLQENIRDSDILARYGGDELVIILPETNIEMARSLMERLKDKVAKHSFNISSREVASTKETNPDEPTTASSFKNQLIDWLNKKSISFKNTFDQMPNQVTLSVGISSLRDLDEPVNKEMLMKRADKALLYAKEKGKNQVASWCDMQSK from the coding sequence TTGTTGCATAAAAAAAGTTCTTTTTCAAAACATTGGCTTTATATTTCTTCTATTTTTGTAATAATGTCCTTGTTAACGATGCTTTTGGTCTTAGTAGAATTATTACCGCAGCCTAATGAGTGGCATCTTTTATGGCGAAGCATTTATTTGATGCTTTCTCTTGGAAGTATTGCTACTATCATCTATTCATTTAAAATCTTTGATAAAGTCTATAGGTCTTTAGAAAATATCTATAGAGATAATCTCTATAAATTAGATAATAATACTTTCCCTGAAGAATCAATATCCGCTATGTATATAGTTAGTAAGTTACATAAATATATCGATATCGTCACGTTGGAGAGCCAAATCTTATATGACACCGCTTTAACGATACATACATCTTCATCCTTGCAAGAATTATTGGATACAGTGATGGCTAGAATTAATACCCACTTAAAGGGAGATTTTGCCTTAGTATTTCTTTTAGAAGACAATCATCTCCAATTGGTGGCCAGTGCAAATGTAGATGAAAAGTTTATCTATAAAACTAGTTTCCGAATGGGGGAAGGTTTAGTTGGTTATGCAATTCAAGAGGGGGAAGCCTTTCTTACTGAGGATGTACAAAAAGACAAACGATACATTAAATGTGTTGCTGGATGTAAGTCGCAGTTAACTATCCCATTAAAAGTCTATGGCGAGAAATTAGGTGTTCTTGTTTTAGGTAGTTATCAAAGCGTCCACTTTGAGGAAAAAGACTTATTATTGCTAAAAACCATGTCTAGCGAAATCGCATTAGCCATCAATAACACTAAGCTGACAGAGGAATTACGAAAAGAGAAAAAGCGGGTGGATACTTTGTATGAAACCAGTCAACAAATTGCCGCAAGTATCCAAATTGACCAGGTGATGGAGATTGGATTAAAAAATCTTTCCCATATTACTGATGCAACCTCCTGCTCACTAATGCTCTTTGATGAAGAGGATGAACTGTTAAAAATCAAGGCTTCTAGAGGCTTATCTCAAGAAACCGTCGCTAATATAAGTTTTAAAGTAGGAGAAGGCATAGCCGGCAGAGCTTTTCAAGAGAGAACACCTTTGCTGGTGGCAGATGTAAATGAGGACCGTCAGTTTAAAATCATACCCTGCCAAAAAGAAGGTTTTAAATCTCTATATGCCATACCATTAGGTTCAAAAAAGAAATGCATAGGAGTAATTAATATAGCTACAAATCAGCCTCTTACCCAAGAAAAATGTAACCTTGTAGAAACCCTTATATCTCAACTATCTATGTCAATAAAAAACGCTTTACTTCATCAGTCTATGCAAAACCTAGCCATTAGAGATGAACTAACAGGGCTTTACAATCACCGATACTTCCAACAGTCTCTAGAAAAGGAAATAATCAGAGCCAAAAGGTATCAACGTGATCTAAGTCTTATCTTAATAGATATTGATAATTTTAAAAAGCACAACGACAGCTATGGTCATATGGTGGGGGATCATATATTACAAACCGTCAGTACTATGTTGCAAGAAAATATTAGAGATAGCGACATCTTGGCTCGTTATGGCGGCGATGAATTGGTAATAATCCTTCCTGAGACAAATATTGAAATGGCAAGAAGTTTAATGGAAAGGCTCAAGGATAAAGTAGCTAAGCATTCTTTTAATATATCTAGCAGAGAAGTTGCCTCTACTAAAGAGACTAATCCTGATGAGCCAACTACCGCCTCATCCTTTAAAAATCAGCTTATAGATTGGCTAAATAAAAAAAGCATCTCCTTCAAAAACACATTTGATCAAATGCCTAACCAAGTCACTCTTAGTGTAGGAATTAGCAGTCTACGGGACTTAGATGAACCTGTTAATAAAGAGATGCTGATGAAAAGAGCCGATAAAGCATTATTGTATGCTAAGGAAAAAGGTAAAAACCAAGTAGCTTCGTGGTGTGACATGCAATCCAAATAA
- a CDS encoding permease — protein sequence MVLLKKYRFFLTTTFIMLLIFLINKEMAAKAMNITGYSFKEMILVIPPVFVLLGLLDVWVPKEIMMKYMGEKSGVKGIVLAIILGSAAAGPLYGAFPIAAVFMKKGVKFSNVLIFIGAWSTTKIPMFLFELSALGGKFAITRLLVDIPGIILMAYILCFFVDTEEIKRIYENAEAM from the coding sequence ATGGTTTTATTAAAGAAATATAGGTTTTTTCTTACTACTACCTTTATTATGCTCCTTATATTTCTTATAAATAAAGAAATGGCAGCAAAAGCTATGAACATCACGGGTTATAGTTTTAAAGAAATGATTTTAGTGATACCGCCAGTTTTTGTACTTCTAGGTCTGCTAGATGTATGGGTTCCAAAGGAAATAATGATGAAATATATGGGAGAGAAATCTGGTGTTAAAGGGATTGTTTTAGCGATTATACTGGGCTCAGCAGCAGCAGGACCGTTGTACGGTGCATTTCCTATAGCAGCTGTATTTATGAAAAAAGGCGTGAAATTTAGTAACGTATTAATTTTTATAGGGGCATGGTCTACTACAAAAATACCGATGTTCTTATTTGAGCTTTCTGCATTAGGGGGAAAATTTGCCATCACGAGATTGCTTGTAGATATTCCAGGAATTATTTTAATGGCTTATATCTTATGTTTCTTTGTAGATACAGAGGAAATAAAAAGAATCTACGAAAATGCTGAAGCAATGTAA
- a CDS encoding ABC transporter permease, whose protein sequence is MNGVINLQLWQMAASYIFIVILLFIVRARGISREKEILISTIRMTIQLILTGYILVYLFDHINPLYTIIVVAVMEIFAIYNIFKRVKVKLSKPLKKIITISMLFGTLSSLIYFLFVVVNISPWYDPRYFIPIAGMLVGNSMTGISLGVTRLVDGMHAQRHLVESALMLGATPKIAAKEIVDNAFDAAILPTINSMVGMGIVFLPGMMTGQILSGTSPVTAIEYQIAIMLGILGSVALSVILFVQLGYKTFFNDQSQLIIGD, encoded by the coding sequence ATGAATGGTGTGATAAATCTTCAGTTATGGCAAATGGCAGCATCTTATATCTTTATTGTTATTTTGCTATTTATCGTAAGGGCCAGAGGTATCTCAAGAGAAAAAGAAATTCTTATCTCTACTATAAGAATGACAATACAGCTTATATTAACAGGCTATATCCTTGTTTATCTATTTGATCATATCAATCCACTATATACAATTATCGTGGTAGCAGTCATGGAGATATTTGCTATTTATAATATATTTAAAAGAGTAAAGGTCAAACTTTCAAAACCTCTTAAAAAGATTATTACTATTTCTATGCTATTTGGCACTTTATCAAGTCTTATCTATTTCTTATTTGTTGTAGTAAATATTTCTCCCTGGTATGATCCTAGATATTTTATACCCATCGCAGGAATGCTTGTTGGGAATTCAATGACAGGCATCTCGCTTGGAGTTACAAGACTTGTAGATGGCATGCATGCTCAAAGACATCTTGTTGAATCGGCATTGATGCTTGGTGCAACCCCTAAAATAGCTGCAAAAGAAATTGTAGATAATGCTTTTGATGCTGCAATCCTTCCAACAATCAATTCTATGGTAGGCATGGGTATCGTATTTTTACCAGGGATGATGACAGGGCAGATTTTATCTGGCACCTCTCCTGTTACAGCTATCGAATACCAAATAGCAATTATGCTTGGTATTCTTGGAAGTGTTGCACTAAGCGTTATATTATTTGTACAATTAGGCTATAAGACTTTCTTTAATGATCAGAGTCAGTTAATCATTGGTGATTAA
- a CDS encoding ABC transporter ATP-binding protein: protein MFLLKEVKYKDILDIKKLTIKKHKVTCIVGESGSGKTTLLKLLNKLISCDYGEIFYENQSLKEINSVDLRRNVVMLPQYPAIFGGSIKDNLLIGLKFSEKQPISDDKLFQVLEVVKLNKKLDEDAEKLSGGEKQRIALARVILMEPEVLLLDEPSSALDEDTEHIIIDALVNYTKQNNKTLIMVTHSKKVANDFSDEIIEIKKGMVVSQRGNKE from the coding sequence ATGTTTTTGCTCAAAGAAGTAAAATATAAAGATATCCTTGATATCAAAAAACTTACGATTAAAAAACATAAAGTGACTTGTATTGTAGGGGAAAGTGGCAGTGGAAAAACAACACTACTAAAGCTCTTAAACAAACTAATTAGTTGCGACTACGGAGAAATATTTTATGAAAATCAATCTTTAAAAGAGATAAATTCAGTAGACTTAAGAAGAAATGTAGTGATGTTGCCACAATATCCTGCTATTTTTGGCGGTAGCATAAAAGATAATCTATTGATAGGGCTAAAGTTTTCTGAAAAACAACCAATCTCAGATGACAAACTATTCCAGGTGTTAGAAGTGGTGAAGTTAAATAAGAAATTAGATGAAGATGCCGAAAAGCTATCAGGTGGGGAAAAACAAAGAATCGCCCTCGCTAGGGTCATTCTTATGGAACCAGAAGTTCTTTTGTTAGACGAACCATCTTCTGCACTAGATGAAGATACAGAACATATCATTATTGATGCATTAGTGAACTATACGAAGCAAAACAACAAGACCCTAATTATGGTCACACATTCCAAAAAAGTAGCAAATGATTTTTCAGATGAAATCATTGAAATTAAGAAGGGTATGGTAGTAAGTCAAAGGGGGAATAAGGAATGA